The sequence AGCAATTACTATCTATAGACCTTCACTCGCTAATTTTGAAATCTTTCTGAATGCAATGCGTAACATTTTACAAATCATCACTAatcttaaatttcaaatttttattttagctctGAACCTATTTCACTCTTATGGACTAAATAGTTTAATAGTAGAATGCATCTAACGAAGCGCTTATCTcgataatatatttacaaatcTAAGTGACTGTATAAGCAACATTACTGAGGTTCCTCAGACCATATTGAagtttttcatttcatttttttagcTTTGCTAATTATAGATCCACTGGAAATGTAATTAATGTTCGGAAATGTTTGGTCTGTGGTATCCCTTGGGATTTCATAAACACTAAAAATATCCatgtaaacataaaatttaaaatgtttcttaactTATTAAAAACCAGAGATTATTTCCAGAGAAAAACCTCTATAAAGATACTCCCCGGGTTTCATGGTTCAATGAGAACTTAAAAAAACGCGTGATacgtaaaattttttatagagaatTGACTAGAAGTTATAATACCCCTGATCTCGcacttttaagtaaaaattatgcAAAGTTTTATCACAATGAATTAAACAAGGCAAAAATACAAGCAAATGATAATTATATTAAGAACTGTAACCGGAACTCTATCGTCATctggaaaattgttaaaaataattcaaatctgGGAAAAAAGGAAGATAAATTAGACAGTAAGCTcactaatgaaataaataaatgtcatgactaatatacccaagaacttatttaaaaattgcctaCATCAAATAAAAACCCATTAGATTACACAAAACATTATTgcaattgaattaaaaataaactaacaTACATTTCAAATTTACCCTTAGTTTCACAAGTGGAGGTAAGGGATGTAATTAAAggacttaataaaattaaaatagtcaaaACTATTATGGccttaatgttaaaatattaaaaaatataattgaggTAATAATAAGCccaataacttaattaattaatcattgTATTAAAGAAGGGTTATTTCCATCTTGTACCCAAATTCTTAAAGTTGTCCCTATCCACAAAAAACTCCAACAACACACTAAACTATTATATACTAATATCAATAGGTCAGATTTTATCTAAAGTATTCGAAAAACTCTTAAGGCTAGaatcataaattattttgaaaatatcaacTTTTAAGTTGATAATTTGGATTTAGAAAGTCTCCTTCAACAACAACAGCCGtgaatgaattaataaaaattataaatacaggttataataatatgaatagGTGAATACATAGGCTCTTTTTTGCGACCTTACAAAGGCTTTTGATGGTGTCTCCCCACACATTCttattaaaaacctaaaattgtacaaatttgATAAAACCAGTATTAACTTAATAATCTCTTATTTAAAATGCTTCTATATGATTGGTCCAAGCTAGCTTACTATCTATATGCGCTCCAAGAAAACGAACACATTCAGAATTATTTAAGACCTTCCAAATCTGTCATTGAAGAATAAAGATTTCCTGTTTTAGACTCGTTTAATGTTATTTGGTTACAATTAAACAATTTAGTGAATGATCGTGTCTTCTCCATATATGTGTATGCTCTATGTGGCGTGGTAGATGTTATTTCTGACAATATTCTTTTAACCGTCTATTATACTATCGTGGAGTCTAAGATTTCATATGCAAAGCTAGCCTGGAGGCATTCTCCACATAATGAAAAGAACTTTTAGTATACAACGAAAAGCTGTGGTAGCTCGATTGCATTACAGAGACTTGTACTTAACCAAATCTTAAAGTTTTAAATGCACCTAGTATTTATACATTACACAGTTTGGTACATATTAAACTCCCTAATGCTattaaactgttacctaccaattaatataaatttactattaaacaatatctattgaaaatatgtttttactcAATGTAAGAATTTGTAAATGATGATTTCTCACATATGTAATTGTAATGTAAAACTTAAAGGCCCTAAATCTTttggttattaaaaatattaagaaatgtaAAGATTTTCCCTGTGACGTGTGTGAACATCTTTGTGTATATcgcataaataaattatgtttatatcCAGAATCCTATTACATAATTCTTGTTAATGTTAAGGTGGGCACTAACCTTTATTGAAAGCATCACAAAAACATCGACTTTATTATAAATCAGAAGGAAAGTTAATGAAGAACGTTTCAAAAGCCTGTGTTTtgcaaaaagtaaaaattagaGAAGCGAAAACAAATTTagccttttttaaatttcaaacttatagttatttaataattaactcAAGAAAAATAACAGCAAGATATATctagctgtttttttttcacatccTTTTTGAACTAAATAGACAATCATTATATAAggtgatatatatatatatatatatatatatatatatatatattaattttgtttacacaacttggaattaattaaaggcactttaaattttgcttgttaataataaatatcaatattCTATGGAAATTAAGTACTTCCTTACAGTTAAACTATTACaatataaattatcaatataccagtgtgaaaaagaaaaaaattaagttaatagttgcaaagatttttttacaaatttacacAATAAAAACCAGAATGAAGCAATTTTACCGCTCCGTAATAGAATGAAAAAACGTACCTTGCTAGGGAGATTTTGTTGCAGTGCTGGTATTTTGTATAACTTGTGTTTACTTTGAGATTCTTGGGGCTAAAATGTAAATAcaattaatacaaatataatCACAATAATGATTGTTATTACCTCATCAGGGCTGAGTACAAAAGTCTTTGATAACAGATTAGTGACAAAATCgtgatgtatttttattatatcttcaAACTCATTGGCGCTTTCTACCGCTTTTAACAGGGTCGAAAACTGAGACTCTATCACGTTAACTTGCATGTAATACTGCAGATTGTTTACTAGGAACATCAACGTATGTCTAAGGGTCCATACTCGACGGTCACTGTAAtaacaaattcataaaaaaatcgttCACGATGCAGTAGATTAATTAAAGAGAGGCTTACATTTTATGTTTACTAAATGTATGCTCCTTCCATAATTTGAATAAGTTAATCTGTGTCTTTTTCAGCCTTAACAAGAATGAAAATAACTTGTTGTAACATTGCATTACTTCGGGATGGAAAACTATGTGTAAAGGCCATTCGATTTCGAAGTGAAGTTGAAGCTTTTGCCATGGATTACGCTCTAAAAGTAATATAAACGTTAAAGATAAGCCAAAACACAGTTTCAAAACAAAGTCTgtattataaaacaataaattctaCTAACATAAGGTTGCCAGAAAATGTTATTATGATATATATTATTgtgattatattattattataacataaaaaaaaacgattggATATTAGAAtagagtaatatttttttgctgttagtttttttggaaaattattttatgggcGTTTATAGAAACTACTTTTGTAAATTTACTGTATAAGATTTGATATGTTTGATTTCCTCTGATAACCCTACTTAAATTAACCTTACTTGATATTTCTCCTCCTGAACCACTCAGTTCAAACTTCATGTAAGACCTGTCATTTTCCCCGTAAATTTTGCGAGCGGTCTCATAAAATAGAAAGTTGATATGCTGCATAAAAGCTCCCGAGGAAACTTCCCTTAAATTCTTGTCAGACACAGCCAAGAATTCTTGGAAAAGTTCACCTCTACCTAAACCGTAGTATTCTCGTATTAGTTTTAAGTGCTGGATTAGATGTCCTTCTTCTAAGGTTATAGACcacaaatactaaaaaaaattagttaagtATATAAGCTAAAAATGCATTTCCTCTAGGTAAATATCAAACCTTTGTCAGCTTTACTCTACAATCTTCAatacttttcaaaaactttacagTATTAAAGCTCTCATTGGCCAGACCCAACACTTTGTTGTAATATTCAAATTCTTTGCCCTCCCAAATATCTCTTCTTAATTTTGTTTGGTAATCCCCCATTGAATCTTCTTTTTTTGGGTCATTTCTCACTATCCAAACAATCCTGCCCATAAATAAAATACTCTCGGCCGTATCTTCTTTTATAAAACTGGGAACCATATTCCAgttaatgtaaaattttctaACTGGTGGGGGGCGTTTGATTCTGGATTTTTTCTGAGAAATAAACTactcaaaaatactttatttttgcAAAGGAATGCAACTTACATAAAAAGTAGCCGAGACATCTCCAAAGCATTGTTCAGGATATAGAAAGTGATCATCTGCTACCTTACCATCACATATAAAAAACTCATCATAAGGATCTACCAAGTCACCACATACGAC comes from Anthonomus grandis grandis chromosome 4, icAntGran1.3, whole genome shotgun sequence and encodes:
- the LOC126734787 gene encoding gamma-tubulin complex component 4 isoform X2; amino-acid sequence: MIHELLLNLWHHPGNIGFADDRDWTHLFELPQFLHPGEKNLLQTILEIGIEYHRIVAFTNEVLNQTFTPKDKSQETKDDMDDNQPQLYVAPKGFYLKAFCNGIQDVLKDYREEIVNLEAKFLEYPQLNLTYIFYSINKYKNLFNVLKSMISKIQTEYLHGCLLLNGLHKYLHYGDSQIVETAEIIIKTINVVFYQHLSNWVVCGDLVDPYDEFFICDGKVADDHFLYPEQCFGDVSATFYKKSRIKRPPPVRKFYINWNMVPSFIKEDTAESILFMGRIVWIVRNDPKKEDSMGDYQTKLRRDIWEGKEFEYYNKVLGLANESFNTVKFLKSIEDCRVKLTKYLWSITLEEGHLIQHLKLIREYYGLGRGELFQEFLAVSDKNLREVSSGAFMQHINFLFYETARKIYGENDRSYMKFELSGSGGEISKRNPWQKLQLHFEIEWPLHIVFHPEVMQCYNKLFSFLLRLKKTQINLFKLWKEHTFSKHKIDRRVWTLRHTLMFLVNNLQYYMQVNVIESQFSTLLKAVESANEFEDIIKIHHDFVTNLLSKTFVLSPDEPQESQSKHKLYKIPALQQNLPSKVYNVITELLSLCDEFCLIAGTWEAELTEPNLEQLEDFQKKSNNAVESLLTVLYTMYRKISGGHLLQLLLLLDFNGYFSESKADLNLTEFFS
- the LOC126734787 gene encoding gamma-tubulin complex component 4 isoform X1, which translates into the protein MIHELLLNLWHHPGNIGFADDRDWTHLFELPQFLHPGEKNLLQTILEIGIEYHRIVAFTNEVLNQTFTPKDKSQETKDDMDDNQPQLYVAPKGFYLKAFCNGIQDVLKDYREEIVNLEAKFLEYPQLNLTYIFYSINKYKNLFNVLKSMISKIQTEYLHGCLLLNGLHKYLHYGDSQIVETAEIIIKTINVVFYQHLSNWVVCGDLVDPYDEFFICDGKVADDHFLYPEQCFGDVSATFYFISQKKSRIKRPPPVRKFYINWNMVPSFIKEDTAESILFMGRIVWIVRNDPKKEDSMGDYQTKLRRDIWEGKEFEYYNKVLGLANESFNTVKFLKSIEDCRVKLTKYLWSITLEEGHLIQHLKLIREYYGLGRGELFQEFLAVSDKNLREVSSGAFMQHINFLFYETARKIYGENDRSYMKFELSGSGGEISKRNPWQKLQLHFEIEWPLHIVFHPEVMQCYNKLFSFLLRLKKTQINLFKLWKEHTFSKHKIDRRVWTLRHTLMFLVNNLQYYMQVNVIESQFSTLLKAVESANEFEDIIKIHHDFVTNLLSKTFVLSPDEPQESQSKHKLYKIPALQQNLPSKVYNVITELLSLCDEFCLIAGTWEAELTEPNLEQLEDFQKKSNNAVESLLTVLYTMYRKISGGHLLQLLLLLDFNGYFSESKADLNLTEFFS